One window of Mediterraneibacter gnavus ATCC 29149 genomic DNA carries:
- a CDS encoding helix-turn-helix domain-containing protein, with amino-acid sequence MEEMVYTVAQVASILHVNKNYVYELIDKGMIPVLKFKSFRIRKSSLEKFLEKYESYQSND; translated from the coding sequence ATGGAAGAAATGGTATATACAGTTGCTCAAGTTGCAAGTATACTTCACGTTAATAAAAATTATGTATATGAACTTATTGACAAAGGAATGATTCCTGTATTAAAATTTAAATCGTTCAGAATTAGAAAATCTTCTCTCGAAAAGTTCCTTGAAAAATACGAATCATATCAGAGCAATGATTAG